From one Rhodamnia argentea isolate NSW1041297 chromosome 1, ASM2092103v1, whole genome shotgun sequence genomic stretch:
- the LOC125314885 gene encoding uncharacterized protein LOC125314885 translates to MADKAEIAALVEEKFKFPIGDGSADASRPSFDKAVEVDANETLPFENFIMTGTNAIAPNVTTPPMINTSQIPVAEPSNDESAKLLAKLDRRLREVEGSHHPPPIDFSIYAKVQVPEKFKMPDFEKYEGTSNPIQHIRMYQSLMYKYISNGPFMVQTFQAGLKDAAMRWEDLEQAEMKKGENLKQYATRWRNIASQLRPEPPERELMRLFVSTLPQAMRSRLVGTAAQSFGQLVIMGEDIEIAMKRGWLGDNSSASKRPLVKKEPTAEVNMVYAQKAVAQNPGKRFAAQQQAGSSQQNQRTYQRISKRRAANRVSGH, encoded by the exons atggccgacaaagCTGAAATTGCGGCGCTTGTTGAAGAAAAG TTCAAGTTCCCAATTGGAGATGGTTCCGCCGATGCGTCAAGGCCTTCGTTCGATAAAGCTGTGGAAGTGGATGCCAACGAGACGTTACCCTTCGAGAATTTTATCATGACTGGAACTAATGCCATTGCACCTAATGTGACCACACCCCCTATGATCAATACTTCCCAGATTCCCGTGGCTGAACcatcaaatgatgaaagtgCAAAGCTATTGGCCAAGCTTGATCGGAGGCTTCGCGAGGTAGAGGGCTCGCACCACCCGCCTCCCATTGACTTCTCCATTTATGCTAAGGTGCAagtgccggaaaagttcaaaatgccagATTTTGAGAAGTATGAGGGCACCTCCAACCCTATCCAGCATATTCGGATGTACCAATCATTGATGTATAAGTACATATCCAATGGCCCCTTCATGGTCCAAACTTTTCAAGCCGGTCTCAAGGATGCAGCAATGAGATG GGAAGACCTTGAGCAAGCCGAgatgaaaaagggagagaatctcaagcagtatgccactaGATGGAGGAATATCGCATCTCAACTAAGGCCCGAGCCTCCCGAGCGTGAGCTAATGAGGCTATTTGTGTCTACTCTTCCCCAAGCTATGAGATCACGATTGGTAGGAACCGCAGCCCAATCTTTCGGTCAACTCGTTATAATGGGTGAAGATATTGAGATTGCTATGAAGAGGGGATGGCTCGGTGATAATAGTTCAGCAAGCAAGCGTCCTCTAGTAAAGAAAGAACCGACAGCTGAGGTGAACATGGTCTATGCCCAAAAAGCTGTGGCTCAGAATCCTGGAAAGCGGTTTGCCGCTCAACAGCAAGCCGGCTCTAGTCAACAAAATCAGCGGACTTATCAAC GAATTTCTAAGAGGCGGGCAGCAAATCGTGTATCGGGCCATTAG
- the LOC125314887 gene encoding disease resistance protein RPM1-like: protein MAESVVSCLLEKLSMLVEKEVKLLKGVRGEIVLIRDEFERMKAFLASAESSQEDDPELKVWVKQVRDVAYDVEDILDEFMLNLARDHGHGFMRCCHKINSSIKNLKARHHISSNIADIKSRVRSIAEGHQQYHFKSYCTEERASASTRGTSWHDLREDAFLVEEGELVGIDEPREKLIKWLVDGEPRLEVISILGMGGSGKTTLAKRVYDDHRVKAYFQSHAWISVSQSYNIQNILRDIIAQLHGEVQQPVPQGLESMNSMRLKQTLKDFLQQKRYVIVLDDVWNLEALEGLKHAMPNPNSSFHSRMIITTRIADIATVSSNPSNVYTRKPLSPEESRSLFCKKAFRGEPCPPHLEHFSRQILRKCEGLPLAIVAIGGLLFAKDVQEWEMITGSLAAELESNDRLQIFRKILSLSYSDLHYNLKSCFLYLGVFPEDHVIECRRLFRLWIAEGFVEEREGMTQEEVAERYLKELINRSLVQNVKTGSDGRLRHCRVHDLTRECILSKLRDENFVSFASEQRKELHERVRRLSVQYTGNIVLNQLSLPRLRSLLIFELGKSSSSDEQFFPSNSKLLKVLDLGGSSLDKFPRQIPVLFHLKYVSLRRTNVSIIPRSIGKLQNLETLDLKQTLVSELPVEITKLKKLQYLVVYRDSEFTIPQPLGPRKGISAPEGVGALKSLQKLCYVKAGGGRSKNIMQELGELSQLTRLGVTELKTDDAKELCHSLEKMTKLRSLDVIAESESEVIDLGLLSSPPLFLRSLCIEGCLKKVPQWLPLLNKLTRLRLGWSRLKSSPLIALQNLPNLVDLYLHNAFDGETLVFGDGGFPKLKELALDCLENLRFVSMNGRAMPCLQFLRIAGCRHLDWQSLLVVIRGLANLEELEFVEMPEEFALAFYPNSRSRPREGILQECYEEVMGRNPEVRFFWQKGDRWEKHDLSLDSYNVIQDRVTR, encoded by the coding sequence ATGGCAGAATCCGTGGTGTCATGTTTGCTTGAGAAGCTTTCTATGTTGGTCGAGAAAGAGGTGAAACTATTGAAAGGGGTACGTGGAGAAATTGTACTCATCAGAGATGAATTTGAGCGCATGAAGGCCTTCTTGGCAAGTGCCGAGTCGTCGCAAGAAGATGACCCTGAGTTGAAGGTATGGGTGAAACAGGTCAGAGATGTTGCATACGATGTGGAGGATATTCTGGATGAATTCATGCTCAACTTGGCAAGAGATCACGGACATGGGTTCATGAGGTGCTGTCACAAGATCAATTCATctataaagaacttgaaagcACGCCATCATATCTCCTCCAATATAGCTGATATCAAGTCAAGAGTCAGGAGCATTGCCGAAGGGCATCAGCAATACCATTTCAAGTCATATTGCACAGAGGAAAGGGCAAGCGCATCCACCAGAGGCACCTCTTGGCACGATCTCAGGGAGGACGCTTTTCTTGTCGAGGAAGGTGAACTGGTGGGGATTGACGAGCCGAGAGAAAAGCTTATTAAATGGCTTGTTGATGGAGAACCCAGACTTGAAGTTATATCGATCTTAGGGATGGGGGGTTCAGGGAAGACCACTCTGGCCAAAAGAGTCTATGACGATCACCGAGTAAAAGCCTACTTTCAAAGCCATGCATGGATCAGTGTCTCACAGTCTTACAATATTCAGAATATCTTGAGGGACATAATTGCACAACTACATGGAGAAGTTCAGCAACCGGTCCCCCAAGGATTAGAATCCATGAATAGCATGAGGCTCAAGCAGACACTGAAAGACTTTCTGCAGCAAAAGAGGTACGTCATTGTTCTAGATGATGTATGGAACTTGGAAGCACTAGAAGGTTTAAAACATGCAATGCCTAATCCTAATAGCAGTTTCCATAGCCGAATGATAATCACCACTCGCATAGCTGACATTGCTACTGTCTCATCCAACCCATCAAATGTTTATACCCGTAAGCCCTTATCTCCAGAAGAATCACGGTCCTTATTCTGCAAGAAAGCCTTCCGTGGGGAACCCTGTCCTCCTCACCTAGAACACTTTTCTCGAcagatattgagaaaatgtgagggtttACCACTTGCCATAGTGGCAATTGGTGGTCTCCTCTTTGCAAAAGATGTCCAGGAATGGGAGATGATTACTGGCAGCCTTGCTGCAGAACTAGAAAGCAATGACAGGTTgcaaattttcaggaaaattctCAGCTTGAGCTACAGTGACTTGCATTATAACTTGAAAAGCTGCTTTTTGTACTTGGGAGTATTCCCAGAGGATCATGTGATTGAGTGTAGGAGACTCTTCCGTCTGTGGATTGCAGAAGGATTTGTTGAGGAAAGAGAAGGGATGACACAAGAGGAGGTTGCTGAAAGATACCTGAAGGAGCTTATAAACAGGAGTTTGGTGCAAAATGTAAAAACAGGTTCAGACGGAAGGCTAAGGCATTGTAGGGTGCATGACCTAACGCGTGAATGCATCCTTTCTAAGTTAAGGGATGAAAACTTTGTTTCGTTCGCATCTGAGCAGAGAAAAGAATTGCACGAAAGAGTGCGGCGTCTGTCAGTCCAATACACCGGCAACATCGTACTGAACCAGCTAAGCCTCCCCCGCCTACGCTCTCTGCTCATTTTTGAGTTAGGGAAATCGTCTAGCTCTGATGAGCAATTCTTCCCAAGTAACTCTAAGCTGCTGAAGGTGTTAGATCTGGGAGGCTCATCCCTTGACAAGTTCCCCCGACAAATACCAGTTCTGTTCCACTTGAAGTATGTAAGTTTGAGAAGGACCAACGTGAGCATCATTCCTAGGTCAATCGGGAAACTGCAAAATCTGGAGACTCTGGATCTTAAGCAGACGTTGGTCTCTGAGCTGCCTGTGGAGATAACCAAGCTCAAGAAATTACAGTATCTAGTGGTGTACCGTGATTCAGAGTTCACAATTCCTCAACCCCTCGGTCCTAGAAAGGGAATTTCGGCTCCCGAGGGCGTGGGAGCGCTAAAATCACTGCAAAAACTGTGCTATGTGAAAGCTGGAGGTGGTCGGAGCAAGAATATTATGCAAGAGCTGGGAGAGCTAAGTCAGCTAACGAGGCTGGGCGTAACGGAGTTGAAGACAGACGATGCAAAGGAACTATGCCACTCCCTCGAGAAGATGACCAAGCTTCGATCGCTAGATGTGATTGCAGAAAGTGAGTCTGAAGTTATTGATTTGGGTCTTCTATCTTCACCTCCCCTGTTCCTTCGGTCTCTATGTATCGAAGGATGTCTAAAGAAGGTGCCTCAATGGCTTCCTCTGCTGAACAAACTGACCAGATTGCGTTTGGGATGGAGCAGATTGAAATCGAGCCCCCTAATTGCTCTCCAGAATTTGCCCAATCTGGTGGATCTTTATCTACATAATGCCTTTGATGGGGAAACATTGGTTTTTGGAGATGGAGGGTTCCCAAAGCTCAAGGAATTAGCCCTCGACTGTCTGGAAAACCTGAGATTTGTGTCGATGAATGGTCGGGCAATGCCTTGCCTACAGTTTCTCCGCATTGCCGGATGCAGGCACTTGGACTGGCAATCGTTACTGGTTGTCATCCGCGGCCTCGCGAACCTCGAGGAGCTCGAATTCGTTGAGATGCCAGAAGAATTTGCTCTTGCGTTCTATCCGAACAGCAGAAGCAGACCGAGGGAGGGTATTCTGCAAGAGTGCTACGAGGAGGTGATGGGACGTAACCCAGAAGTTCGCTTCTTCTGGCAGAAAGGGGATCGCTGGGAGAAACATGATCTCAGCCTCGATTCCTATAATGTCATCCAGGATAGGGTGACGAGATGA
- the LOC125314888 gene encoding putative disease resistance RPP13-like protein 3, whose protein sequence is MKNALPNNSFCSRIIITTRKADIATVSSHPSKVYSRKPLSPDESWSSFYKKVFRGKPCPPHLEHLSRQILKECEGLPLAIVAIGGLLFAKDVQEWEMITRSLAAELESDDRMQIFGRILSLSYNDLHDNLKSCFLYLGVFPEDHVIECSRLIRLWIAEGFVEEREGMTQEEVAERFLKVLINRSSVQIAETILHGRLRRCRIHDLMRESILSKLRDENFVSFASEQKKELQERVRHLSVQYTCNNALNQLSLPSLCSLLVFVLGKSSSSDEQFVPSGSKLLRVLDLTGSSLHKFPQQMPVLCHLKYLSLRGTQVRIIP, encoded by the coding sequence ATGAAAAATGCATTGCCTAATAACAGCTTCTGTAGCCGAATAATAATCACTACTCGCAAAGCTGACATTGCTACTGTCTCATCCCACCCATCAAAAGTTTATTCTCGTAAGCCCTTATCTCCAGATGAATCATGGTCCTCATTCTACAAGAAAGTGTTCCGTGGGAAACCCTGTCCTCCTCACCTAGAACACCTTTCTCGGCAGATTTTAAAAGAATGCGAGGGTTTACCGCTTGCCATAGTGGCAATTGGTGGTCTTCTCTTTGCAAAAGATGTCCAAGAATGGGAGATGATTACTCGCAGCCTTGCTGCAGAACTAGAAAGCGATGACAGGATGCAAATTTTCGGGAGAATTCTCAGCTTGAGCTACAATGATTTGCATGATAACTTGAAAAGCTGCTTTTTGTACTTGGGAGTATTTCCAGAGGATCATGTGATTGAGTGTAGTAGACTCATCCGTCTGTGGATTGCAGAAGGATTTGTTGAGGAAAGAGAAGGGATGACACAAGAGGAGGTTGCTGAAAGATTCCTGAAGGTGCTTATAAACAGGAGTTCGGTGCAAATTGCAGAGACAATTTTACACGGAAGGCTAAGACGTTGCAGGATACATGACCTAATGCGTGAAAGTATCCTTTCTAAGTTAAGGGATGAAAACTTCGTTTCGTTTGCATCTGAGCAGAAAAAAGAATTGCAAGAAAGAGTCCGGCATCTGTCAGTCCAATACACCTGCAACAACGCACTAAACCAGCTAAGCCTTCCCAGCCTATGCTCTCTGCTCGTTTTTGTGTTAGGGAAATCGTCTAGCTCAGATGAGCAATTCGTCCCAAGTGGCTCTAAGCTGCTGAGGGTGCTAGATCTGACAGGCTCATCCCTTCACAAGTTCCCCCAACAAATGCCGGTTCTGTGCCACTTGAAGTATCTAAGTTTGAGAGGGACGCAAGTGCGGATCATCCCTTAA